The following are from one region of the Heliangelus exortis chromosome 2, bHelExo1.hap1, whole genome shotgun sequence genome:
- the LOC139793601 gene encoding lymphocyte antigen 6E-like: MKASLLAVLALMVCADRASGLYCYTCDWQQSNWSCLKAQKCSDKDEYCVTNVASVGIGFLSFWKRITKKCSETCPRHNFSLGLASYTSYCCQSFLCNLSACPGPRLAKD; this comes from the exons atGAAAGCTTCCCTCCTCGCCGTGCTGGCTTTGATGGTGTGCGCAGATCGAG caagTGGCTTGTATTGCTACACCTGTGACTGGCAACAAAGCAACTGGAGCTGTCTGAAAGCCCAGAAGTGCTCAGACAAGGATGAGTACTGTGTGACCAATGTTGCCTCTGTAGGAATCG gttttctgtctttctggaaAAGGATCACCAAGAAGTGCTCTGAAACCTGTCCACGCCACAACTTCAGCCTGGGCCTGGCTTCCTACACCTCCTATTGCTGCCAAAGCTTCTTGTGCAACCTGAGTGCATGCCCAGGACCCAGACTGGCAAAAGATTGA